The Planococcus donghaensis genome contains a region encoding:
- a CDS encoding class II fructose-bisphosphate aldolase, which yields MLLNTKDILLTAQKEQYGVAAFNVYSLETLQAVIRVAEAENHPVIIALGERYFDTVDVEGFAALTKVLAEKSAIPIALHLDHAYQKKSVIRAINCGFTSVMFDGSKHNLEKNISYTKEIVKIAHMAGVSVEAEIGSVARGAFSDEEDGDGTLTNPQDAKKFVEETGVDFLAAAIGTVHGMYTGEPNINLALLEEIQQSVSIPLVLHGGSGTPEHVMKRAVEKGICKVNVNTEVSMAATSYLKQVLKEEETMHLSDVMAGMQQAIEPVIAKFIQVLKK from the coding sequence ATGTTACTAAATACAAAAGATATTCTTTTAACAGCTCAAAAAGAACAGTACGGCGTAGCCGCTTTTAATGTTTACAGTCTTGAGACTTTGCAGGCAGTCATTCGCGTAGCAGAAGCAGAAAATCATCCAGTAATTATTGCGTTAGGCGAAAGATACTTCGATACGGTAGACGTAGAGGGCTTTGCCGCTTTAACCAAAGTCTTGGCTGAAAAATCGGCCATTCCGATTGCGCTTCACTTAGATCATGCTTATCAAAAAAAATCAGTTATTCGAGCGATCAACTGTGGATTTACTTCGGTGATGTTTGATGGTTCTAAACACAATCTTGAAAAAAATATAAGCTACACAAAAGAAATCGTAAAAATTGCCCATATGGCAGGAGTTAGTGTAGAAGCTGAAATTGGATCAGTTGCGCGTGGTGCGTTTTCAGATGAAGAAGACGGCGATGGCACATTGACCAATCCACAGGATGCTAAGAAGTTTGTAGAAGAAACAGGCGTTGATTTTTTGGCAGCCGCGATTGGTACGGTTCACGGCATGTATACAGGGGAGCCGAATATTAACTTAGCGCTGTTAGAAGAAATTCAACAGTCTGTCAGCATCCCGTTAGTTTTACACGGGGGTTCTGGGACGCCAGAACATGTGATGAAAAGAGCAGTTGAAAAAGGAATTTGCAAAGTGAATGTTAATACAGAAGTCTCGATGGCCGCGACTTCTTACCTCAAGCAAGTTTTGAAAGAGGAAGAAACAATGCATCTCTCAGATGTCATGGCAGGTATGCAACAAGCAATAGAGCCGGTAATAGCGAAATTTATCCAAGTGCTCAAAAAATAA
- a CDS encoding four-carbon acid sugar kinase family protein: protein MANSTTLNASETLSHLPSVPDEEKVNQLLANELQSFNKKIIVLDDDPTGVQTVHGISVYTDWTAESIEAGFAEENSMFFILTNSRGFTAAETKVAHEEIAKTILQTAEQQQKDYMIISRGDSTLRGHYPLETEVLKNTIEAQSNRLFDGEVIMPFFKEGGRFTIENIHYVQDEDQLIPAGETEFAKDRTFGYASSHLGEWAEEKSAGAFKASDATYLSLEDIRGLEIDRLVEQLMAVEDFNKVIVNATHYVDVKVVVIALILAMKAGKNFMFRSAAALTKIIGGIEDKALLTGDELVKDHSGNGGLIMIGSHVKKTTEQFNVLQTCKFIEFIEFDVHLVLDPEKFETEIQRVIQKSEQLIQKGKTVAVYTKRERLDLGEDKKEEELLLSVKISDAVTSIVKNIQTRPSFIIAKGGITSSDIGTNGLGVKRATVAGQIKPGIPVWLTGSESKFPGLAYVIFPGNVGSKTTLKEVAELLHQ from the coding sequence ATGGCCAATTCTACAACTTTAAATGCATCCGAAACACTTAGCCATCTGCCATCCGTCCCGGATGAAGAAAAAGTAAATCAACTACTCGCAAATGAATTGCAAAGTTTCAACAAAAAAATCATTGTGCTAGATGACGATCCGACAGGCGTTCAAACCGTACACGGCATTTCGGTTTACACAGATTGGACAGCTGAAAGCATAGAAGCAGGTTTTGCTGAAGAAAACTCGATGTTTTTTATCTTAACCAACTCAAGAGGGTTTACAGCTGCGGAAACAAAAGTCGCACACGAAGAAATAGCGAAGACGATTCTTCAAACGGCGGAGCAACAACAAAAAGACTATATGATCATTAGTCGTGGGGACTCGACATTACGTGGTCATTATCCGCTTGAAACAGAAGTATTAAAAAATACGATAGAAGCGCAATCAAATCGTCTATTTGATGGAGAAGTGATTATGCCGTTTTTCAAAGAAGGCGGACGTTTCACAATCGAAAATATTCATTACGTGCAAGATGAAGATCAATTAATTCCGGCAGGGGAAACCGAATTTGCAAAAGATCGCACATTTGGTTATGCGTCTTCGCATCTTGGAGAATGGGCAGAAGAAAAGTCAGCTGGTGCCTTTAAAGCATCCGATGCGACATATCTTTCTTTAGAAGACATACGGGGTCTCGAAATTGACCGTCTGGTAGAGCAGCTTATGGCAGTAGAAGACTTTAACAAAGTAATTGTCAATGCGACACACTATGTGGACGTGAAAGTTGTCGTAATCGCTCTTATTCTCGCGATGAAAGCAGGAAAGAATTTTATGTTCCGAAGTGCTGCCGCATTAACGAAAATTATTGGCGGTATTGAAGACAAAGCGCTTTTAACAGGAGACGAATTGGTAAAAGATCATTCTGGAAATGGCGGGTTAATAATGATTGGCTCCCATGTGAAAAAAACAACCGAACAGTTTAACGTACTGCAAACATGCAAGTTTATAGAATTTATCGAGTTCGATGTTCATTTAGTATTAGATCCAGAGAAGTTTGAAACCGAAATTCAACGAGTCATTCAAAAAAGCGAACAACTGATTCAAAAAGGAAAGACGGTTGCCGTATATACGAAGCGGGAGCGGCTCGATCTTGGTGAAGATAAAAAAGAAGAAGAGTTGTTGTTGTCTGTGAAAATTTCGGATGCTGTCACAAGTATCGTTAAAAACATTCAAACAAGACCGAGCTTTATTATTGCCAAAGGGGGCATTACCTCTAGTGATATTGGAACGAATGGACTTGGCGTAAAGCGAGCAACAGTTGCCGGCCAAATCAAGCCAGGAATTCCGGTATGGCTGACTGGCAGTGAAAGTAAGTTTCCAGGCTTAGCTTATGTTATTTTCCCAGGGAATGTCGGTTCGAAAACAACCTTAAAAGAAGTAGCTGAACTATTGCACCAATAA
- the garR gene encoding 2-hydroxy-3-oxopropionate reductase, producing the protein MAQTIGVIGLGIMGKPMSLNLLKAGYKVMVNDLNTESVNALVEAGATAGTPQEMGSVCKVIITMLPASQHVKQVVTGENGILKTAKEGLVIIDMSSISPVASVEISNEAAKRGVEMLDAPVSGGEPKAIDGTLSIMVGGKETVFESVKPVLQAVGSDITLVGKSGSGVTAKLANQIIVNLNIAAMSEALILAAKAGIDIEKMYQAIRGGLAGSAVLDAKVPLILDRNFVAGGRIDINLKDITNVMETAHDIGVPLPLTSQLLEIFHALKVDGKAGDDHGGIIQYYEKLANVEVKRG; encoded by the coding sequence ATGGCACAGACTATTGGAGTTATTGGTTTAGGAATAATGGGGAAGCCGATGTCACTGAACCTACTTAAAGCAGGATACAAGGTAATGGTAAATGATCTCAATACAGAAAGTGTAAATGCACTAGTAGAAGCTGGAGCAACAGCAGGTACGCCGCAGGAAATGGGATCTGTGTGTAAGGTAATTATTACGATGTTGCCAGCTTCTCAGCATGTGAAACAAGTAGTGACTGGGGAAAATGGCATTTTGAAAACGGCAAAAGAAGGACTTGTCATTATAGATATGAGTTCCATTTCTCCTGTGGCTTCGGTTGAAATTTCTAACGAGGCTGCAAAACGAGGCGTCGAAATGCTAGATGCTCCGGTAAGTGGTGGAGAGCCAAAAGCAATCGATGGCACGCTATCGATTATGGTAGGCGGTAAAGAAACGGTATTCGAATCCGTGAAACCCGTACTGCAAGCGGTAGGTTCAGACATTACACTCGTTGGCAAAAGTGGAAGCGGTGTCACAGCCAAATTGGCAAATCAAATTATCGTAAACCTAAACATCGCAGCAATGTCTGAAGCCCTTATTCTTGCTGCAAAAGCAGGCATTGATATTGAAAAAATGTATCAAGCAATTCGAGGCGGACTTGCTGGAAGTGCGGTACTAGATGCGAAAGTGCCTTTAATATTAGATCGCAACTTCGTAGCAGGTGGACGAATTGACATCAACTTAAAAGATATTACAAACGTAATGGAAACAGCACATGATATTGGCGTGCCTTTACCACTTACGAGCCAATTGCTTGAAATTTTTCATGCATTAAAAGTAGATGGAAAAGCTGGCGATGATCATGGCGGCATCATTCAATACTACGAAAAATTGGCAAACGTTGAAGTAAAAAGGGGGTAA
- a CDS encoding GntR family transcriptional regulator: MTKKPTQLAYVHAYEYIRDRILSGELERGTKLVEERLAEEMGISRTPVRDSIRKLEQEGLIKQKCVVNPSDMDLRHVFQVRTLLEGFAANYCATYITDEALAKLKNCVDIGRTGTIEEVMAANKEFHEIIVGATNNPVMIDIFDRMQSIIYLFRKTVVLHKRPLLIEEHHDIYEAIRQHHADEAERLMKEHLQLDLEFCLNRMKG, encoded by the coding sequence TTGACAAAAAAACCAACACAACTTGCTTACGTCCATGCTTATGAATATATACGGGATCGAATTTTAAGTGGAGAGCTCGAGCGCGGAACAAAGTTGGTTGAGGAACGGCTAGCGGAAGAGATGGGCATTAGCCGTACGCCGGTGCGAGATTCTATACGGAAGCTTGAACAAGAAGGTTTGATCAAACAAAAATGTGTTGTAAATCCTAGCGATATGGATCTTCGCCACGTCTTTCAAGTTCGTACGTTACTAGAAGGTTTTGCGGCGAACTATTGTGCTACTTATATAACAGATGAGGCATTGGCTAAACTGAAAAACTGTGTAGACATCGGTCGAACAGGTACAATCGAAGAAGTCATGGCGGCAAATAAAGAATTTCATGAAATCATTGTAGGCGCTACCAACAACCCTGTAATGATTGATATATTTGACCGCATGCAGTCGATTATTTACTTGTTCCGAAAAACAGTAGTCCTTCACAAGCGTCCACTATTAATCGAAGAACATCATGATATTTATGAGGCTATCCGACAACACCATGCGGATGAAGCAGAGCGGTTGATGAAAGAACACCTGCAACTCGATTTGGAGTTTTGTCTAAATCGAATGAAAGGCTAA
- a CDS encoding TIGR04104 family putative zinc finger protein — protein sequence MPNCENCGQKWPWKTVVKNTMKFTNKAKCPYCEKTQYLKPKSRKLTAIFSYIPTLLIIALTLILDLDGWGIFLLAAALMIVFLGLYPFMTKLSNDDQMPT from the coding sequence ATGCCGAACTGTGAAAATTGTGGTCAAAAATGGCCGTGGAAAACAGTAGTGAAAAATACAATGAAGTTTACCAATAAAGCCAAATGTCCTTATTGCGAAAAAACTCAATACCTTAAACCAAAATCAAGAAAACTAACTGCCATTTTCAGTTACATTCCTACTTTACTCATTATTGCACTGACGCTAATTTTAGACCTCGATGGGTGGGGCATTTTCTTGCTTGCGGCCGCGTTAATGATTGTGTTTTTAGGACTGTATCCATTTATGACGAAACTGTCGAATGATGATCAAATGCCAACTTAA
- a CDS encoding aldo/keto reductase — protein sequence MDYIYLGNSGLRVPKYILGTVPFSGTNGFNAAGNIDEDTARRMVDMSLEAGINMFDTANLYSKGDAERVLGAAIKGRRDELLLTSKTGFPLGENPNARGASRSNILTSIDQSLERLGTDYLDVYFVHLWDGQTPVEETVETMTSLVKSGKIRHWGVSNYSGWALARTFTVAEQSGFIPPITQQIYYTPEAREAEYELLPAGSELGIGSMIWSPLGEGLLNGKIGRNKQAPANTRQGAGWPEPWVQDQERLYQVIDALERVAANHNASVPQIAYAWVRDRPNVGPIVIAARNEEQLKENIASFEIELTKEEHDQIESVARPAPLYPNWHRAMNSFDMGSASEKTYLTGYKQSMGIDD from the coding sequence ATGGATTATATCTATTTAGGAAACTCAGGTTTGCGGGTTCCAAAGTACATACTCGGAACAGTTCCTTTTAGTGGAACGAATGGTTTTAACGCTGCAGGGAACATTGATGAAGACACAGCTCGACGCATGGTAGACATGTCACTTGAAGCTGGCATCAACATGTTTGATACTGCCAATTTGTACTCAAAAGGCGATGCAGAACGTGTATTGGGTGCGGCTATTAAAGGACGCCGTGACGAGCTATTGCTAACTTCGAAAACCGGATTTCCATTAGGTGAAAATCCTAACGCTAGGGGAGCTTCGAGAAGCAATATCTTAACCTCCATTGACCAATCACTGGAACGTTTAGGCACAGATTACCTCGACGTCTATTTTGTTCATTTATGGGACGGGCAGACACCGGTTGAGGAAACAGTCGAAACGATGACGAGCCTCGTCAAATCCGGTAAAATCCGCCATTGGGGTGTCTCAAATTATAGCGGCTGGGCATTGGCCCGAACGTTCACGGTCGCTGAGCAATCTGGTTTTATTCCACCGATTACGCAACAAATCTATTACACACCAGAAGCCAGAGAAGCGGAATATGAACTACTTCCTGCAGGCAGTGAGCTCGGCATTGGCTCAATGATTTGGAGTCCGCTCGGAGAAGGGCTGCTAAACGGCAAAATCGGCCGCAACAAACAAGCACCGGCGAATACACGCCAAGGAGCTGGATGGCCAGAGCCATGGGTACAAGATCAGGAGAGACTTTACCAAGTAATTGATGCGTTAGAAAGAGTCGCAGCCAACCACAATGCGTCAGTGCCGCAAATCGCTTATGCATGGGTACGAGACCGGCCAAATGTCGGTCCGATAGTTATCGCGGCACGCAACGAAGAGCAGCTAAAAGAAAACATCGCTTCTTTTGAAATCGAGTTAACAAAAGAAGAGCACGACCAGATTGAATCGGTCGCGCGACCAGCGCCGCTGTATCCGAACTGGCACCGCGCCATGAACTCGTTTGACATGGGCAGTGCATCTGAAAAAACATATTTAACCGGGTATAAACAATCGATGGGCATCGATGACTAG
- a CDS encoding alpha/beta fold hydrolase encodes MGHYIEVEDGVNVYVEDIGSGQPVVFIHGWPLNSKAFESQVSVLAEQNFRFIGIDLRGYGKSDKPWSSYDYDMAANDVKAVVDYLKLDHFVLAGFSMGGPIAIRYLTNFDQQGVDKLMLLAAAAPVFTQRDDFQHNLKPEEVDGIIDQLKQDRPAFLGQFADMFFEQEKSPEFIHWFQTLGLEAGAHSTIKSAIALRDEDLRDELASITVPTAIFHGKKDQICTYELAEELDKQISNSVLVSFEDSGHGINADEPERFNSELLKFLKGSDAK; translated from the coding sequence TTGGGACATTATATTGAAGTGGAAGATGGCGTGAACGTTTATGTAGAAGATATCGGATCGGGGCAACCGGTTGTCTTTATTCACGGTTGGCCTTTAAACAGCAAAGCATTTGAGTCACAAGTGAGCGTGCTTGCAGAGCAAAACTTCCGATTTATTGGCATTGACCTTAGAGGTTACGGGAAATCGGACAAGCCATGGTCGAGCTATGATTACGACATGGCAGCAAATGACGTGAAAGCTGTCGTTGATTACTTGAAGCTTGATCATTTTGTGCTTGCCGGATTTTCCATGGGCGGACCGATTGCCATTCGGTACTTAACAAATTTCGATCAGCAAGGCGTTGATAAATTAATGCTGTTAGCAGCGGCGGCTCCGGTGTTTACGCAACGTGATGATTTCCAACACAACTTAAAACCCGAAGAAGTCGATGGCATTATCGACCAACTTAAACAAGACCGTCCCGCTTTTCTTGGTCAATTCGCGGATATGTTCTTTGAACAAGAAAAATCACCGGAATTTATACACTGGTTCCAAACTCTTGGACTCGAAGCCGGTGCTCACTCAACTATTAAATCAGCGATTGCTTTACGAGACGAGGACTTGCGCGATGAGTTAGCTAGCATCACTGTGCCAACGGCTATTTTCCACGGGAAAAAAGACCAAATTTGTACGTATGAATTAGCTGAAGAACTGGACAAACAAATCTCCAACTCCGTGCTCGTTTCGTTTGAAGACAGCGGACATGGCATCAACGCCGATGAGCCAGAACGTTTTAACAGTGAGTTGTTGAAGTTCTTGAAGGGTTCTGATGCAAAATAA
- a CDS encoding aldo/keto reductase, which produces MANEQFFTFHNGVPIPKIGFGTWQIPNEEAYDAVTIALKTGYTHIDTALAYKNEENVGKAIKDFNISRENVFITSKLPAETKGYEETLKAFEETISNLGVDFLDLYLIHAPWPWDDIGKDCTAANIESWKAMEKLYKEGKIRAIGVSNFAESDIQALVDACEIVPMANQIPFYVGRDQKSLLQFCAKHDIVVEAYSPLATGQVLDSLELKEMAAKYDVTPAQLCIRYCLEKNTLPLPKSTNEDRILENSQLDFSISPEDVEALDAFEDVRAKS; this is translated from the coding sequence ATGGCTAACGAGCAGTTTTTCACATTTCACAACGGCGTACCAATTCCCAAGATTGGTTTTGGTACGTGGCAAATTCCAAACGAAGAAGCTTACGACGCAGTAACGATTGCGTTGAAAACTGGCTATACGCACATTGATACGGCGTTAGCATATAAAAATGAAGAAAATGTCGGGAAAGCAATCAAAGATTTTAATATTTCCCGGGAAAACGTCTTTATTACAAGTAAGCTACCAGCCGAAACAAAAGGATATGAAGAGACTTTGAAGGCTTTTGAAGAAACGATTTCAAATCTTGGCGTGGATTTCTTGGATCTTTATTTGATTCATGCGCCGTGGCCTTGGGATGACATTGGCAAAGATTGCACAGCAGCCAATATTGAATCGTGGAAAGCGATGGAGAAGCTTTATAAAGAAGGCAAAATCCGTGCCATCGGCGTTTCCAATTTTGCGGAAAGCGATATTCAAGCACTTGTTGATGCTTGCGAGATCGTGCCAATGGCCAACCAAATTCCGTTTTATGTCGGTCGCGACCAAAAGAGCTTGCTGCAGTTTTGTGCAAAGCATGACATTGTGGTCGAAGCGTATTCGCCACTTGCAACGGGTCAAGTTTTGGACAGTCTTGAACTCAAGGAAATGGCCGCTAAATATGATGTTACGCCTGCGCAGTTGTGCATTCGTTACTGTTTAGAAAAAAATACATTGCCCCTTCCGAAATCGACAAACGAAGATCGCATTTTAGAAAATAGCCAATTGGATTTCTCGATTTCTCCAGAAGATGTGGAAGCACTCGATGCATTTGAAGATGTTCGCGCTAAATCGTGA
- a CDS encoding class F sortase, whose amino-acid sequence MKQLVTIGTALVLCLALFIILKPLAASPTFEEQIEQVKKVEEKEPIKKEEVTGNYVDKIAEFPILPEQREKLQMLQRERQESIKGMEPFQIKIPSIGVDAAIESTGILDNGEMGVPEDVDQVGWFEPGYKVGAKGHAVLAGHVDSLTGPAVFYELENIKIGETVTVTGPDGREMVYKVTDLTSYVTDDAPIEKIFGSSDKRLLSLITCTGDYNRDIGSHEERLVVTAELISDSSVTDKQPEPPANVFATAFNISWHAVRDDAIIGYRIYEEDIQTGEMTKIETVSLFDRKKVDIQKDDTKRYFVTSVDVDLNESKKALAETK is encoded by the coding sequence ATGAAGCAGCTTGTTACCATTGGAACTGCGTTAGTTTTATGTCTCGCTTTGTTTATCATATTAAAGCCTTTGGCCGCTAGTCCCACTTTTGAAGAGCAAATTGAACAGGTCAAAAAAGTGGAAGAAAAAGAGCCGATTAAAAAAGAAGAAGTGACTGGCAACTATGTAGACAAGATTGCGGAGTTTCCCATTCTTCCAGAACAACGCGAAAAGCTACAAATGTTGCAACGCGAACGACAAGAAAGCATTAAGGGCATGGAGCCTTTTCAAATTAAAATTCCTTCCATCGGCGTTGACGCAGCAATCGAGTCGACTGGTATTTTAGACAACGGTGAAATGGGTGTACCTGAAGATGTAGACCAAGTTGGCTGGTTTGAGCCTGGTTATAAAGTGGGCGCAAAAGGCCATGCAGTTTTAGCAGGACACGTTGACAGCTTGACAGGACCCGCCGTGTTTTATGAACTGGAAAATATAAAAATTGGTGAAACCGTTACGGTAACAGGTCCAGACGGACGCGAAATGGTCTATAAAGTGACGGACTTAACGAGCTACGTAACAGATGATGCACCGATTGAAAAAATATTCGGTAGTTCAGACAAACGTCTCTTGAGTTTGATCACGTGTACTGGCGATTATAACCGCGACATCGGTTCACACGAAGAGCGTCTAGTTGTAACGGCTGAATTGATTTCTGATTCAAGCGTTACTGATAAACAACCTGAACCACCGGCAAATGTTTTTGCTACAGCATTCAACATTTCTTGGCACGCAGTGCGTGACGATGCGATTATCGGCTACCGCATTTACGAAGAAGACATCCAAACTGGTGAAATGACAAAAATCGAAACGGTTTCGTTGTTTGACCGCAAAAAAGTAGACATTCAAAAAGATGATACAAAGCGTTATTTTGTTACTTCAGTTGATGTTGATTTGAATGAATCGAAAAAAGCATTAGCAGAAACGAAATAA
- a CDS encoding methylated-DNA--[protein]-cysteine S-methyltransferase yields MNHVHQIEFQSPIGIVEITGTDKAIRSILFSEKSRVTMPLSPDSPQVLKDCQQQLEEYFQGKRMDFTFACESAGTEFQQRVWTALTDVPYAETVSYGAIAKAVGSEKAVRAVGNANSKNKLSIVVPCHRIIGANGKLTGYAGTLPRKEWLLRHEKACSDNQSV; encoded by the coding sequence ATGAATCACGTGCATCAAATTGAATTTCAATCACCTATCGGCATCGTAGAAATCACCGGAACCGACAAAGCCATTCGATCGATTTTGTTTAGTGAAAAAAGTAGAGTGACAATGCCGCTCTCTCCAGATAGCCCGCAAGTGTTAAAAGATTGCCAACAGCAACTTGAAGAATATTTTCAAGGGAAGCGCATGGATTTCACATTTGCGTGTGAGTCTGCAGGAACAGAATTTCAGCAAAGAGTGTGGACGGCGTTAACCGATGTGCCGTATGCAGAAACCGTGTCTTACGGTGCGATTGCTAAAGCTGTCGGCAGTGAAAAAGCGGTCAGAGCAGTAGGCAACGCCAACAGCAAAAATAAACTAAGCATTGTCGTGCCGTGTCACCGCATTATTGGCGCAAACGGCAAACTAACAGGCTACGCCGGCACATTGCCGCGAAAAGAATGGCTACTGCGTCACGAAAAAGCATGCAGTGACAATCAATCAGTTTAA
- a CDS encoding DNA-3-methyladenine glycosylase family protein encodes MKPVQSTHYIEISTPADFNYEECLVHLGRSSQENLYRIKKDKVIKLLNINGERVLFQLTAVPGALRIEFPLSTPTPDEREQVVAYIEDWFDLNTDLRGFYEMAETDSVLNPVVQQYYGLRIIGVPDLFEALVWAVMGQQINLTFAYTLKKRFVESYGDSVVYEEETYWTFPHPETIAALTLEELRALQLTGRKSEYILGIASMMATGDLNKERLLEEPDMESKLLEIRGVGAWSANYVMMKCLHDASAFPLADVGLHNALKFQLNMERKPTLAEITELSTNWSGWEAYATFYLWRSLL; translated from the coding sequence ATGAAGCCTGTACAAAGTACGCACTATATAGAAATCTCAACACCTGCTGATTTTAATTATGAAGAATGTCTCGTGCATCTTGGCAGGTCTTCGCAAGAAAACTTATACCGGATTAAAAAAGACAAAGTGATCAAGTTGCTCAACATAAACGGAGAACGGGTGCTGTTTCAACTAACAGCAGTTCCGGGAGCTTTACGCATTGAGTTTCCGCTAAGTACACCTACTCCAGATGAAAGGGAGCAAGTCGTTGCATATATAGAAGACTGGTTTGATTTGAACACCGATTTGCGAGGATTTTACGAAATGGCGGAAACGGATTCTGTCTTAAATCCAGTAGTCCAACAATATTACGGCTTGCGTATAATAGGTGTCCCGGACTTGTTCGAAGCATTGGTGTGGGCTGTCATGGGGCAGCAAATCAATTTAACATTTGCGTATACTTTAAAGAAAAGATTTGTCGAAAGTTATGGAGATTCAGTTGTTTACGAAGAGGAAACGTATTGGACTTTCCCGCATCCTGAAACAATCGCGGCATTGACGCTTGAAGAATTGAGAGCGTTACAGTTAACGGGACGGAAATCAGAATATATTTTAGGCATTGCATCTATGATGGCGACCGGTGATTTAAACAAAGAGCGATTGCTAGAAGAGCCAGACATGGAAAGTAAATTGTTAGAAATTCGAGGAGTCGGCGCATGGTCGGCCAATTACGTCATGATGAAATGTTTGCACGATGCATCTGCTTTTCCGCTTGCAGATGTTGGGCTGCATAATGCCCTAAAATTTCAATTAAACATGGAACGAAAACCAACACTCGCAGAAATTACCGAGCTTTCGACCAATTGGAGCGGGTGGGAAGCCTATGCCACATTCTATTTATGGAGGTCATTATTATGA
- a CDS encoding bifunctional transcriptional activator/DNA repair enzyme AdaA — MGLSFDEMWNKVIACDRKYDGLFYTCVKTTKIYCRPSCRSRKPKKVNVEFCLTIEEAEANGFRACKRCQPETEYSPAEELTRNVMTYLTANYKERVSLQQIAHHVGMSPSYLERIFKEETAETPHACLEKIRIDKALCLLTSTDLSNLEVALEVGFQSPSNFYKVFRKLTNHSPSEYRKQSELVLL; from the coding sequence ATGGGGTTATCTTTTGATGAAATGTGGAACAAAGTAATAGCTTGCGATCGTAAGTACGACGGTCTTTTTTACACATGCGTGAAAACCACCAAAATTTACTGCCGCCCTTCTTGTCGTTCTCGAAAGCCGAAAAAAGTGAACGTGGAATTTTGTCTGACGATAGAAGAGGCAGAGGCAAACGGATTCCGCGCATGCAAACGTTGTCAGCCAGAAACGGAATATTCTCCTGCTGAAGAACTTACGCGTAACGTTATGACTTATTTGACTGCCAATTATAAAGAGCGGGTTAGTCTTCAACAAATCGCACACCATGTCGGCATGAGTCCGTCATACTTAGAGCGCATTTTCAAAGAAGAAACTGCAGAAACGCCACATGCCTGTCTTGAAAAAATTCGCATCGATAAAGCGTTATGCTTATTAACAAGTACCGATTTATCAAACCTTGAAGTCGCGCTAGAAGTGGGGTTTCAAAGCCCATCAAACTTCTATAAAGTATTTCGTAAGCTAACAAACCATTCACCATCAGAATATCGAAAGCAAAGTGAGTTGGTTCTTCTATGA
- a CDS encoding FusB/FusC family EF-G-binding protein produces MIQAKETIENQHGEHSKAFIRNDQYNFIKDQTKILLTAQTSTNDVEVLHVLKHLAYEKVQNLFPVLTEKQKKILQPLVQIKELSEAESFLEQLQPYLISFKAVTEQNLKKLFPKAKKLKGPNTEIINFHKTSYLSWTESSNLRYLVVELNDQLIGLQGSFTRSQKQGICKVCNHHSEVGLFVAKTKNSGNEQFVKRGNYICQDATVCNGNIKTLDSLGEFVGQFQR; encoded by the coding sequence ATGATTCAGGCAAAAGAAACAATAGAAAATCAGCATGGTGAGCATTCGAAAGCGTTTATTCGAAATGACCAATATAACTTCATTAAAGACCAAACAAAAATTTTGTTAACGGCACAAACTAGCACGAATGACGTTGAAGTATTGCATGTCCTAAAACATTTGGCGTATGAAAAAGTTCAGAATCTATTTCCTGTTTTGACCGAAAAACAAAAGAAAATTCTTCAGCCACTCGTCCAGATAAAAGAATTAAGTGAGGCAGAGAGCTTTTTAGAACAACTGCAACCATATCTTATTTCTTTTAAAGCAGTTACCGAGCAAAACTTGAAAAAATTATTCCCCAAAGCCAAAAAGCTGAAAGGGCCGAACACGGAGATCATTAATTTCCATAAAACTTCTTATTTAAGCTGGACGGAAAGCTCCAACTTGCGCTATTTGGTTGTGGAGTTAAATGATCAATTGATAGGTCTTCAAGGCAGTTTCACACGCAGCCAAAAACAAGGGATTTGCAAAGTCTGCAATCACCATAGTGAAGTAGGGCTGTTTGTCGCCAAGACGAAAAACTCAGGGAACGAGCAATTTGTTAAGCGGGGCAATTACATTTGCCAAGATGCTACGGTGTGCAATGGCAATATTAAAACTCTGGATTCGCTGGGTGAATTTGTGGGGCAATTCCAAAGGTAA